From the Oryzias latipes chromosome 22, ASM223467v1 genome, one window contains:
- the dicer1 gene encoding endoribonuclease Dicer, with protein MAGLQLITPATSPMGPFFGLPWQQEAIHDNIYTPRKYQVELLEAALEHNTIVCLNTGSGKTFIAVLLTKELSHQIRGSYQENARRTVFLANATSSAVQQAAAVRTHSDLHVGEYSDPQEATTWSRQRWSREIADNQVLVMTCHVFLHVLTNHILPLSKINLVVFDDCHLAITEHPYCEVMKLFEEHTCGSRILGLTASILNGKCDPSELEQKIQNLERILKSSAETATDLVVLDRYACQPREVVLDCGPYMDKSGLSSRLQAELEEALLFLNDCNISASREDRDPTFISKQILSDCLAVLQVLGPWCADKAAGIMVRELQKYIKHEQEELSRKFLLFTDTILRKVHALCEEHFSPASLDLKFVTPKVLRLLEILHEYKPFERQQFESVEWYNNRNQDNYVSWSDSEDEDEDEEVEAKERPETNFPSPFTNILCGIIFVERRYTAVVLNRLIKEAGKQDPELAYISSNFITGHSIGKNQARNKQMEVEFRKQEEVLRKFRAHETNLLIATSIVEEGVDIPKCNLVVRFDLPTEYRSYVQSKGRARAPVSNYIMLADSERTQAFQEDLTTYKAIEKILRNKCSKSVEVGEFDGEQVVDDDNILPPYVLRSEDGGPRVTVNTAIGHINRYCARLPSDPFTHLAPKCKTVETGNGRFQSTLYLPINSPLRVPIKGPTMHCARLAEKAVALLCCEKLHKIGELDDHLMPVGKETVKYEEELDLHDEEETSVPGRPGSTKRRQCYPKAIPECLRDSYAVPEQTYYLYVIGMVLTTPLPDELNFRRRKLYPPEDTTRTFGILTAKPIPRIPHFPVYTRSGEVTISIELQKSGFTLSAAQLDLITRLHQYIFSHILRLEKPALEFKPTVADSAYCVLPLNVVGDSNTLDMDFKFMEDIEKSEARTGIPTTKYTKQNPFTFKLEDYQDAVIIPRYRNFDQPHRFYVADVYTYLTPLSKFPSPEYETFAEYYKTKYNLDLSNLNQPLLDVDHTSSRLNLLTPRHLNQKGKALPLSSAEKRKAKWESLQNKQILVPELCAIHPIPASLWRKAVCLPSILYRLHCLLTAEELRAQTACEAGVGIQTLPPDFRYPNLDFGWKRSIDNKAYSSCSESCSEDGVCVHQEAGSSEPALSAHPSRSLSPQPEPHLAPAPKNGSCVLNLTNGTAESGPQDEHLHQPDSCQCQLSSSSSGLQSAESEQVSTSAPARAPSSSISPQPSSECMPARTSHHTPETTSGCELSATAPRSPTAPSSDSTNEHQQGSTVGDSPKNLGPNPGLILQALTLSNASDGFNLERLEMLGDSFLKHAITTYLFCTYPDAHEGRLSYMRSKKVSNCNLYRLGKKKGLPSRMVVSIFDPPVNWLPPGYVVNQDKSSTDKVDSESKEELLTNGRTGNDFDDDDDEDDTAEELDELMLKEEPKDEVNMEDDLEYYKEHIRFIDNMLLGSGAFGKKISLSSFPHSLSPASGSCLESSYDWKVPKKPSHPAQFPSDPAPTGMSAEEFDYSSWDAMCYLDPSKAGEEDDFVVGFWNPSEENCGTELGKQSISYDLHTEQCIADKSIADCVEALLGCYLTSCGERAAQMFLCSLGLKVLPSEPGTSRASKAPSSRTSAADLSYGWLKIPPRCMLAHPDAERTLQHLISGFENFEKKINYSFQNKAYLLQAFTHASYHYNTITDCYQRLEFLGDAILDYLITKHLYEDPRQHSPGVLTDLRSALVNNTIFASLAVKYDYHKYFKAISPELFHVIDDFVQFQLEKNEMQGMDSELRRSEEDEEKEEDIEVPKAMGDIFESLAGAIYMDSGMSLETVWQVYYPMMRPLIEKFSANVPRSPVRELLEMEPETAKFSPAERTYDGKVRVTVEVVGKGKFKGVGRSYRIAKSAAARRALRSLKANQPQVQNN; from the exons ATGGCGGGTCTGCAGCTCATCACCCCTGCCACATCACCCATGGGGCCCTTTTTCGGTCTCCCGTGGCAGCAGGAGGCCATCCATGACAACATCTACACACCCAGGAAATATCAG GTAGAACTTCTTGAAGCAGCTCTTGAGCACAACACCATCGTCTGCTTGAACACTGGCTCAGGGAAGACTTTTATTGCAGTGCTGCTCACAAAAGAGCTCTCCCATCAAATCCGGGGAAGCTACCAAGAAAATGCCAGAAGGACGGTTTTCCTGGCAAACGCAA CCTCGTCTGCGGTCCAGCAAGCAGCTGCAGTCAGGACGCACTCTGACCTCCATGTGGGGGAGTATAGTGACCCGCAGGAGGCCACGACGTGGAGCCGCCAGCGCTGGAGTCGGGAGATCGCAGACaatcag GTGCTGGTCATGACCTGCCATGTCTTCCTGCACGTTCTGACCAATCACATCTTGCCATTGTCTAAAATCAACCTAGTTGTGTTTGATGATTGTCACCTGGCCATCACGGAGCACCCGTACTGCGAGGTCATGAAG CTGTTTGAGGAGCACACGTGTGGCTCTCGCATCCTCGGCCTCACGGCCTCCATCCTCAACGGGAAGTGCGACCCGTCTGAACTGGAGCAGAAGATCCAGAACCTGGAGAGAATCCTGAAGAGCAGTGCTGAAACGGCCACTGATCTGGTGGTTCTAGACAG GTATGCCTGTCAGCCCAGAGAGGTGGTGCTAGACTGTGGGCCATACATGGATAAAAGCGGCCTGTCGTCCCGTCTGCAggcggagctggaagaagctctcctcttcctcaacgACTGTAACATTTCTGCTTCCAGAGAAGATCGAGACCCCACATTCATATCCAAGCAG ATCCTGAGCGACTGCCTGGCGGTGCTGCAGGTTCTGGGCCCCTGGTGTGCAGATAAAGCTGCAGGCATCATGGTCAGAGAGCTGCAGAAATACATCAAGCACGAGCAGGAGGAGCTCAGCCGCAAATTCCTGCTCTTCACAGACACTATCCTACGCAAAGTGCATGCTCTGTGTGAGGAGCATTTCTCCCCCGCCTCCCTGGATCTGAAGTTTGTCACCCCCAAGGTCCTTCGGCTGCTCGAGATCCTCCACGAGTACAAGCCGTTTGAGAGGCAGCAGTTTGAGAGCGTGGAGTGGTACAACAACCGTAACCAGGACAACTACGTGTCCTGGAGCGACTcggaagatgaagatgaagacgaGGAGGTGGAGGCCAAGGAGAGGCCTGAAACTAACTTTCCCTCACCCTTCACCAACATCCTGTGTGGGATCATCTTTGTGGAGAGACGCTACACCGCTGTGGTCCTCAACCG CCTCATCAAAGAAGCGGGGAAGCAAGACCCCGAGCTGGCTTACATCAGCAGCAACTTCATCACGGGCCACAGCATCGGCAAAAACCAGGCGCGCAACAAGCAGATGGAGGTGGAGTTCAGGAAGCAGGAAGAG GTTCTTAGAAAGTTCCGGGCTCATGAAACCAACCTGCTGATCGCCACCAGCATTGTGGAGGAAGGTGTTGATATTCCAAAGTGCAACCTGGTGGTGCGGTTTGACCTGCCTACAGAATACAGGTCTTACGTACAGTCTAAGGGGCGTGCTCGAGCTCCTGTCTCCAACTACATCATGCTGGCCGACTCCGAGAGGACCCAAGCCTTCCAGGAGGATCTCACCACATACAAGGCCATAGAGAAG ATCCTTAGGAACAAATGCTCCAAGTCTGTGGAGGTGGGGGAGTTTGACGGCGAGCAGGTGGTTGACGATGACAACATCCTCCCTCCTTATGTCCTgcgttctgaagatggaggccCTCGGGTCACCGTCAACACAGCCATCGGTCACATCAACAG GTATTGCGCCCGGTTGCCCAGTGACCCGTTCACGCACCTCGCACCCAAATGTAAGACTGTTGAGACGGGGAATGGGCGCTTCCAGTCCACACTTTACCTGCCTATAAACTCACCTCTGCGAGTTCCCATTAAG GGTCCTACGATGCACTGCGCCAGACTGGCAGAGAAAGCCGTCGCTCTCCTTTGCTGTGAGAAACTCCACAAAATAG GTGAGCTGGATGACCACCTGATGCCTGTTGGGAAGGAGACGGTGAAATACGAGGAAGAGCTGGACCTCCACGATGAAGAGGAGACCAGTGTTCCAGGACGGCCCGGCTCCACTAAAAGGAGACAGTGCTACCCTAAAGCT ATACCAGAGTGTCTGCGAGACAGCTACGCCGTGCCCGAGCAGACCTACTACCTGTATGTAATTGGGATGGTCCTCACCACACCCCTTCCCGATGAGCTAAACTTCCGTAGAAGGAAGCTCTACCCTCCGGAGGACACCACCCGGACCTTCGGCATCCTCACCGCCAAACCTATACCCCGA ATTCCCCACTTTCCGGTGTACACTCGCTCCGGCGAGGTGACCATCTCCATTGAGCTGCAGAAGTCGGGCTTCACGCTCAGTGCCGCTCAGCTGGACCTCATCACCCGCCTGCACCAGTACATCTTCTCCCACATCCTCCGCCTGGAGAAACCTGCACTGGAGTTTAAGCCCACTGTGGCTGACTCGGCTTACTGCGTTCTACCTCTGAATGTTG TTGGGGACTCCAACACACTAGATATGGACTTTAAGTTCATGGAGGACATTGAGAAGTCTGAGGCTCGCACTGGCATTCCTACCACTAAGTACACCAAGCAGAACCCGTTCACATTCAAGCTGGAGGACTACCAGGACGCTGTCATCATTCCGAG atATCGTAACTTTGACCAGCCTCATCGTTTCTACGTCGCTGACGTGTACACATACCTGACGCCACTCAGCAAGTTTCCTTCACCAGAATACGAGACCTTCGCTGAGTATTACAAAACCAAGTACAACCTGGACCTGTCAAATCTGAACCAGCCTCTCCTGGATGTAGACCACACCTCCTCCAG ACTGAACTTGTTGACTCCCCGGCACCTGAACCAGAAGGGCAAAGCTTTGCCTCTGAGCAGCGCAGAGAAGAGGAAAGCCAAGTGGGAGAGTCTGCAGAACAAGCAG ATCCTTGTTCCGGAGCTGTGTGCCATCCACCCCATCCCCGCCTCCCTGTGGAGGAAAGCGGTGTGTCTGCCCAGCATCCTGTACCGCCTCCACTGTCTGCTGACTGCTGAGGAGCTGAGAGCCCAGACTGCCTGTGAGGCAGGAGTGGGGATACAGACCCTCCCCCCTGACTTCAG ATATCCAAACTTGGACTTCGGGTGGAAAAGATCCATTGACAACAAAGCTTACAGTTCTTGCTCCGAGTCCTGCAGCGAGGACGGCGTCTGTGTGCATCAGGAGGCTGGAAGCTCAGAACCTGCCCTCTCAGCGCATCCCAGCCGCTCCCTTTCCCCCCAGCCggagccacatttggcccctgcTCCCAAAAATGGCTCCTGTGTTCTTAATCTAACTAATGGCACCGCTGAGAGTGGCCCCCAAGACGAGCACCTTCACCAACCTGACAGCTGCCAATGCCAGCTAAGCTCCAGCAGCTCTGGGCTGCAGAGCGCTGAATCCGAACAAGTGTCTACCTCAGCTCCTGCGCGGGCTCCTTCCAGCTCCATTTCTCCACAGCCCAGCAGTGAATGTATGCCTGCAAGGACCTCGCACCATACACCTGAAACTACCTCAGGCTGCGAGCTTTCGGCCACAGCTCCCAGAAGCCCTACAGCACCTTCATCGGACTCAACCAACGAGCACCAGCAGGGCTCCACCGTGGGAGACTCCCCCAAGAACCTGGGGCCCAACCCAGGTCTCATACTGCAGGCCCTGACTCTGTCCAATGCCAGTGACGGCTTCAACCTGGAGCGGCTGGAGATGCTGGGAGATTCGTTTCTGAAGCATGCCATCACCACATACCTGTTCTGCACCTATCCTGACGCCCATGAAGGACGGCTCAGCTACATGAGGAGCAAGAAG GTGAGCAACTGTAACCTGTACCGTCTGGGCAAGAAGAAAGGGCTGCCAAGCAGGATGGTGGTGTCCATTTTTGACCCCCCTGTTAACTGGCTGCCCCCTGGATATGTGGTCAACCAGGACAAGAGCAGCACTGACAAAGTGGACTCAGAG TCCAAAGAGGAGCTTCTGACCAATGGGAGGACTGGGAATGACTTTGATGACGATGACGATGAGGATGACACCGCCGAGGAGCTGGACGAGTTGATGCTGAAAGAAGAGCCAAAAGATGAAGTGAACATGGAGGATGACCTGGAGTACTACAAGGAGCACATCCGCTTTATTGATAACATGCTGCTGGGATCGGGCGCCTTCGGTAAGAAGATCTCTCTGAGCAGCTTCCCCCATTCGCTCAGCCCGGCCTCGGGCTCCTGCTTGGAATCCTCGTATGACTGGAAGGTTCCCAAAAAGCCCTCCCATCCAGCCCAGTTCCCTAGCGATCCTGCGCCCACCGGGATGTCGGCAGAGGAGTTTGACTACAGCTCCTGGGACGCCATGTGCTACCTGGACCCCAGCAAGGCTGGGGAGGAGGACGATTTTGTGGTGGGTTTCTGGAACCCGTCTGAAGAAAACTGTGGCACCGAGCTTGGCAAGCAGTCCATCTCCTATGACCTGCATACGGAGCAGTGCATCGCTGATAAAAGCATCGCAGACTGTGTAGAAGCTCTGCTGGGATGCTACCTGACCAGctgtggagagagggccgctCAGATGTTCCTCTGCTCCCTTGGCCTCAAG GTGTTGCCGTCTGAGCCTGGGACAAGCAGGGCATCCAAAGCCCCAAGCAGCAGGACGTCGGCTGCAGACCTGAGCTACGGCTGGCTGAAGATCCCACCCCGCTGCATGCTGGCCCACCCAGACGCAGAGCGGACGCTTCAGCATCTCATCTCCGGCTTTGAAAACTTCGAAAAGAAGATCAACTACTCCTTCCAGAATAAGGCCTACCTGCTGCAAGCCTTCACCCATGCTTCCTACCATTACAACACCATCACAG ATTGTTACCAGCGGTTGGAGTTTCTAGGTGATGCAATTCTAGACTACCTCATAACAAAGCACCTTTACGAAGACCCGCGCCAGCACTCGCCCGGCGTGCTGACGGACCTGCGCTCGGCGCTAGTCAACAACACCATCTTCGCCTCTCTGGCCGTTAAATACGATTACCACAAATATTTCAAGGCGATCTCGCCAGAGCTGTTCCACGTCATCGACGACTTTGTGCAGTTCCAGCTGGAGAAGAACGAGATGCAGGGCATGGACTCCGAG CTACGGCGCTCTGAAGAAGACGAGGAGAAGGAAGAGGACATTGAGGTCCCAAAAGCCATGGGAGACATCTTCGAGTCTCTGGCTGGAGCTATCTACATGGACAGCGGGATGTCTCTGGAGACCGTGTGGCAAGTTTACTACCCAATGATGAGGCCCCTGATCG AGAAGTTCTCTGCTAACGTGCCGCGATCTCCGGTCAGAGAACTGCTGGAGATGGAGCCGGAAACCGCCAAGTTCAG cccCGCAGAGCGGACGTACGACGGGAAGGTGCGGGTGACTGTGGAGGTGGTCGGGAAGGGCAAGTTCAAGGGAGTCGGCCGCAGCTACCGGATCGCCAAGTCTGCGGCGGCACGGCGAGCGCTGCGCAGTCTCAAGGCCAATCAACCTCAGGTCCAAAACAATTGA